The bacterium genome includes a window with the following:
- a CDS encoding NAD(P)H-hydrate epimerase — protein sequence MFNMKTKVLTVKEIVQIEEKTEKEIGITRKILMENAGRSLAEIVFKKLSNYKDKRVWIFSGKGNNGGDGFVAARYLFNFGVPVKVFFLGTPDNFTQLSFTNFNILHKMNIITYSVDKLKLHNFKVEAPILVDALFGSGIKGELKEPTSKLVSKINESKKFVVCADIPSGLNPDTGEVCGSAIKGNITVSFGFSKKGFYINQGPEYCGEIKIVDIGFPAFFYND from the coding sequence ATGTTTAATATGAAAACAAAAGTTCTTACAGTAAAAGAGATTGTTCAAATAGAAGAAAAAACAGAAAAAGAGATTGGGATTACACGCAAAATTCTAATGGAAAATGCTGGCAGGTCTCTTGCAGAAATTGTTTTTAAAAAACTTTCTAATTACAAAGATAAAAGAGTTTGGATTTTTTCAGGGAAAGGCAATAATGGGGGAGACGGCTTTGTTGCGGCAAGGTATTTATTCAATTTTGGAGTTCCTGTTAAAGTCTTTTTTCTTGGCACTCCAGACAACTTTACACAATTATCCTTTACAAATTTCAATATTTTGCATAAAATGAATATAATAACTTATTCAGTTGATAAGTTAAAATTACATAATTTCAAGGTTGAAGCACCGATTTTAGTTGATGCTCTTTTTGGTTCTGGTATAAAGGGAGAACTTAAAGAACCAACATCTAAATTGGTCTCTAAAATAAATGAATCTAAAAAGTTTGTTGTATGTGCAGATATTCCTTCAGGATTAAATCCTGATACTGGAGAAGTTTGTGGTTCAGCAATTAAAGGCAACATAACTGTCAGTTTTGGTTTTTCTAAAAAAGGGTTTTATATAAACCAGGGACCTGAATATTGTGGTGAAATAAAAATTGTTGATATAGGTTTTCCTGCTTTTTTTTACAACGATTAA
- the murC gene encoding UDP-N-acetylmuramate--L-alanine ligase, translated as MKNNLLESSKKIYMTGIGGTGMSGLGRMLLNINKEVVGSDKTYSTVLDELKAKGAKIHLTQTKKNITKDINIFIYSHAVAPDNPEYIKALEYGIPMLSYPEAVGLLMKTKRGVAVAGTHGKTTTASMVVSILQSAGACPSFLIGGQMLNSGNNSGVGASDFLIVEACEYRRSFLNYSPEIAIVTNIEKDHLDYYKNITEIKRAFKRFFGNLKAGGKIIYCSDDKHTTNVANKLKDKSTISYGILSGDYRAENIKVFEDFTQFDYCYKKKKIGTIKSKTHGHHNILNSLASMICADCFGIPFELIKTGIEDFKGVHRRSEVLANIKGITVIDDYGHHPTEITCTLKSMRKLFPKSRLIVVFQPHQHSRTRILLKDFAKSFNLADKIIVPEIFFVRDSLLEKKLVTSQVLVDKINLNGQEAIYLPSFDEIVDYLADISQPGDVILTIGAGPVDTIAKGLIAKLNV; from the coding sequence ATGAAAAATAATCTACTTGAGTCTTCCAAGAAAATATATATGACTGGTATTGGTGGTACAGGAATGAGCGGTCTTGGAAGAATGTTGTTAAATATAAATAAAGAAGTCGTAGGTTCTGATAAAACATACTCTACTGTTTTAGATGAGTTGAAAGCTAAGGGTGCAAAAATACATTTAACTCAAACAAAAAAAAATATAACTAAAGATATAAATATATTTATATATTCTCACGCTGTTGCTCCTGATAATCCTGAATATATAAAAGCTCTTGAGTATGGTATTCCTATGCTAAGTTACCCTGAAGCAGTTGGGTTGCTTATGAAAACCAAAAGAGGTGTTGCTGTTGCAGGTACCCACGGTAAAACTACAACTGCCTCTATGGTTGTATCTATATTACAGTCAGCTGGCGCTTGTCCATCATTTCTTATTGGTGGGCAAATGCTAAACTCAGGTAACAACTCAGGTGTTGGGGCGAGCGATTTTCTTATAGTTGAAGCCTGTGAATATAGAAGGTCATTCTTAAACTATTCACCTGAGATTGCAATTGTAACAAATATTGAAAAAGACCATCTCGACTATTATAAAAATATTACAGAAATAAAAAGAGCTTTCAAGCGTTTTTTTGGTAACCTCAAAGCTGGTGGAAAGATTATCTACTGTTCTGATGATAAACACACAACTAATGTTGCCAATAAATTAAAGGATAAATCAACTATCTCTTACGGTATTTTGTCTGGAGATTACCGCGCAGAAAATATAAAAGTGTTTGAAGATTTTACACAGTTTGATTACTGCTATAAAAAGAAAAAGATAGGTACCATAAAATCTAAAACACACGGACACCACAATATTTTAAATTCTCTTGCTTCAATGATATGCGCCGACTGTTTTGGTATTCCTTTTGAACTTATTAAAACAGGAATCGAAGATTTTAAAGGTGTTCATAGAAGGTCTGAGGTACTTGCTAATATAAAAGGGATAACTGTGATTGACGATTATGGACATCACCCAACAGAAATTACCTGCACTTTAAAATCAATGAGGAAGTTGTTCCCAAAATCAAGACTTATTGTTGTTTTCCAACCTCATCAACATAGTAGGACAAGAATTTTATTGAAAGATTTTGCAAAATCTTTTAATCTTGCTGATAAAATTATTGTGCCTGAAATATTTTTTGTAAGAGATTCTTTGCTTGAAAAAAAACTTGTTACTTCACAGGTTCTTGTTGACAAAATCAATTTGAACGGGCAGGAAGCGATATATTTACCTTCGTTTGACGAGATAGTCGATTATCTTGCTGATATTTCTCAACCAGGAGACGTTATCCTTACAATTGGAGCAGGTCCAGTAGATACAATTGCTAAAGGGTTAATCGCAAAATTAAATGTTTAA
- a CDS encoding UDP-N-acetylglucosamine--N-acetylmuramyl-(pentapeptide) pyrophosphoryl-undecaprenol N-acetylglucosamine transferase — translation MDKTDKIKIAIVTGSTGGHFFPGLAIGEQLRNKNNVDISFFVPHKNYIQKWLKKKEFSFVTIPYARLSCKDIFSPLKFIYVFFRAFLHLVHKRFKAIVITGSYTTVPYLLASKVLGIKIFVHEQNYKMGKVTKLSKYFADKIAITFPVFEGYPIRNTFHTGFPLIKDFTENFDKSKILKDFGFSSKRLTILVFGGSQGADFLNRLITENVSYLKGLDLQFLHLTGGTPEKLQRLYDKNRISAKVFKFYFDMAQLYSCADVVICRAGAGTLTEINAWKIPAVIVPYPYAGAHQAFNASYFEERGGCAVIKQNEKNLKEFPHFFDNFLKNRSEIQKNMKNFSIVDFEEKNTNLILGLVKNEK, via the coding sequence ATGGACAAAACAGATAAAATAAAAATTGCCATTGTTACTGGCTCTACTGGGGGTCACTTTTTTCCCGGTCTTGCAATAGGGGAGCAATTACGAAATAAAAACAATGTAGATATCTCTTTTTTTGTACCACATAAAAATTATATACAAAAATGGCTTAAAAAGAAAGAGTTTAGTTTTGTTACTATACCTTATGCAAGGTTATCTTGTAAAGATATTTTCTCCCCATTAAAATTTATTTATGTTTTTTTTAGAGCTTTCTTACATTTAGTTCATAAAAGATTTAAGGCTATAGTTATTACTGGTAGTTATACCACAGTACCTTATTTACTTGCTTCAAAGGTACTCGGTATAAAGATTTTTGTCCATGAGCAAAACTATAAAATGGGCAAAGTAACCAAACTATCAAAATATTTTGCTGATAAGATAGCTATAACTTTTCCAGTTTTTGAGGGTTACCCTATTAGGAACACTTTTCATACAGGTTTTCCTCTTATTAAAGATTTTACTGAAAATTTTGATAAAAGCAAGATTCTTAAAGATTTTGGGTTCTCTTCCAAACGTTTAACTATTCTTGTTTTTGGAGGAAGCCAAGGTGCAGATTTTTTAAATAGACTTATTACCGAAAACGTGTCTTACTTAAAAGGTTTAGATTTACAGTTTTTACATCTAACAGGTGGAACTCCTGAAAAATTGCAAAGATTGTACGATAAAAATAGAATCTCAGCTAAAGTATTTAAATTCTACTTTGATATGGCACAACTATACAGTTGTGCTGACGTAGTTATTTGCAGAGCTGGAGCTGGAACTCTTACTGAGATTAATGCTTGGAAAATTCCTGCTGTCATAGTTCCTTACCCTTATGCAGGTGCACACCAAGCATTTAACGCTTCCTATTTTGAAGAAAGAGGAGGATGTGCAGTTATAAAACAGAATGAGAAAAATTTGAAAGAGTTTCCTCATTTCTTTGATAATTTTCTTAAAAACAGAAGCGAAATACAGAAAAATATGAAAAATTTTTCTATCGTTGATTTTGAAGAAAAAAATACAAACTTAATACTTGGATTGGTAAAAAATGAAAAATAA